The DNA segment TGTTTTTTATGTATCACAAAGGAGCGATGGAGGCCGCGGCAGTTCTCAAAGATCACGAATACTACCGCCTGTTTACTGCAATGTTCATGCATTTCGGTATTAACCACCTTATCAACAATATGCTGGTTCTGTTCGTGATTGGAGATAATCTGGAGAGGGCCCTGGGTCATGTGAAGTATCTGATTTTATACCTCTGCTGCGGTATTGGGGCAGGCTGGATCTCCCTGTATTTTCAGGAACCGGATGTGCTTACGGTATCGGCCGGTGCCTCCGGAGCAATATTTGGTGTAATAGGGGGACTGCTCTATGCAGTGGCGGTCAATAAAGGGAGATTAGAGGATCTAAGCACCAGGCAGTTGGTGGTTATGATTGCGTTTTCCCTGTACTTTGGATTTACCAGTGTTGGTATCGACAATGCCGCCCACATATCAGGCCTTGTTCTGGGAATTCTTTTTGGAGGTATCCTGTATCGGAAGCCCCGTAAGAAAAAGTGGAATGGAGAGATAGATTATGAGAGACGATAACTGTATCTTTTGTAAGATTGCAAATGGGGAGATTCCATCCTCAACAATATATGAGGACGACGATTTCCGTGTGATTCTGGATCTGGGGCCTGCGGCAAAGGGGCATGCGCTGATTCTTCCGAAAGAGCATTTTAAGGATGTCTGTGAACTGGACGAAAAGACAGCAGCCCGCGTTCTTCCTCTGGGAGCCAAAATCGGTACGGCGATGAAGAAATCCTTAGGATGTGCAGGCTTTAACCTGGTTCAGAATAACGGTGCGGCGGCCGGACAGACGGTCTTTCATTTCCATGTGCATATTATTCCGAGATACGAAGGCGGTCCTAAAATCGTGACTTGGACGCCGGGAGAAGAGGCACCGGAAATCCTTGCGGAGACGGCTGAAAAAATTAAAGAAGCATTAGAAATATAGTTTACAAAGGAGAATTTATGCGGCGCGAAGATGAAGAGCTGCTGCAAATGCTGATTGAAAAATATGCAAAACTGTATATGAAAATAGCGTTTGATAATGGCGTCCCTTATGCCGACGCGGAAGATGTGGTTATGGAAGCGTTCTGGGCGTATTATTCTTCCAGATATTTTCAGGAACTGAATGAGGCAGAGGCAAAAAGGATGCTGGCTTGTATCGTAAAACGGAGGAGTATTGATTTTTACAGGAAGAACAGTCATTATGAAAAGATAAGTCTGGAGTCAAACCCGGTGGAGAGCCTGACGAGGGAAGAACGGGCGTGCAGGGATCCGCTGGAAATGATCCTGCATGAAGAGAAGTATCAGATGGTACAGAACCGTATTGAGGGCATGAAAGCTGTCTGGAGAGAACCGGCACTTATGTATTTTATTGAAGGGTATGAGGAACCGGAAATCGCAGAAATGCTTGGAATTTCGGGAGCGGCGTGCCGCTCCCGGATATCAAGGGCCAGAAAAATGCTGAGGGAAAGGCTGGATCATTTCCGAGACTGAGAGCCTTCAGACGCCGCCTGATTGATGAGATCAATAATCGTATCAACAGCATTTGTAAGCGGACTTTTTTCCATGGCCTGAATGAATTGCCGCCTGTTTTCAAAGGTATGCTGAATGGCATCCAACAGTGTTTCATCAGAAAGCTTTTCTTCCTCCAGAACCGTTGAAAAGCCCTGCTTGGAGAATGAGGCGGCA comes from the Eubacteriaceae bacterium Marseille-Q4139 genome and includes:
- a CDS encoding sigma-70 family RNA polymerase sigma factor produces the protein MRREDEELLQMLIEKYAKLYMKIAFDNGVPYADAEDVVMEAFWAYYSSRYFQELNEAEAKRMLACIVKRRSIDFYRKNSHYEKISLESNPVESLTREERACRDPLEMILHEEKYQMVQNRIEGMKAVWREPALMYFIEGYEEPEIAEMLGISGAACRSRISRARKMLRERLDHFRD
- a CDS encoding rhomboid family intramembrane serine protease, which codes for MEYPSDRKAYVNGILIAVNVLYFLYLETAGSTGDVFFMYHKGAMEAAAVLKDHEYYRLFTAMFMHFGINHLINNMLVLFVIGDNLERALGHVKYLILYLCCGIGAGWISLYFQEPDVLTVSAGASGAIFGVIGGLLYAVAVNKGRLEDLSTRQLVVMIAFSLYFGFTSVGIDNAAHISGLVLGILFGGILYRKPRKKKWNGEIDYERR
- a CDS encoding HIT family protein → MRDDNCIFCKIANGEIPSSTIYEDDDFRVILDLGPAAKGHALILPKEHFKDVCELDEKTAARVLPLGAKIGTAMKKSLGCAGFNLVQNNGAAAGQTVFHFHVHIIPRYEGGPKIVTWTPGEEAPEILAETAEKIKEALEI